A stretch of DNA from Yoonia sp. BS5-3:
CCGATAGGCCTGCTTGGCCAGACGGTAGGTCAGATCATAGGCGACCTCATGCGCTTCGGCCAAGCCAAGCCGCCCGGTGGCGACCAGATTGGCAAGATAGGCACAGTCTGACCGACGGGCCACATCGTGCCGTGCGGGGATCGAACAGAACGCGCGTGTGTCATCATTGAAGCCAACGGTGTTGTAAAAGCCGCAGGTCTCGGTCGTGGCTTCGCGGAACCGCTTGATGCCTTCGTGACTGTCAAAGAACCACCAAGGCGGGCCAAGGCGCAACGCAGGATAAACCCCGGCCAGCGGTGCCAGTTCGCGGCTATAGCTTGTCTCATCCAAGGTGAAGAGGATGATCGTCAGGTCAGGTTCCATCCCGACCGCATCCAGCATTGGCTTGAGCGCTGAAACATATGAGGTCGGCGATGGGATATCAAAGCCCTTGTCCCGCCCATGCGATGCAAAAACCTTGGCCGAGTGATTGCGCCGACTGCCCGCATGGATTTGCAAAACCAGACCGTCATCAAGGCTCATCTTGGCCATCTCGGTCAGCATTTGGGCGCGGAATACCTCAGCCTCGGCAGTAGTGCAGGCGCCGCTACGGACTTTGGCATAAAGGGCGGCGGCGTCGGCCTTGTCCAAATCTTCGGTCCGGGCCGTTGGGTGGCCGTGATCGGTGGCAGTGGCCCCATATTTCTTGAAATAGGCACGGCGAATGCGATGCGCCTTCAAATAGCCCGCCCATGTCGTGGTATCTTCGCCGGTGACCTTGCCGAAGGCTGCCAGATTATCGCGGAATCCTTCATATTCGGGATCAACAACGGCATCGGGCCGATAGGTTGTAATCACACGGCCGGTCCACCCGCTGGCCGCGATTTCCCGGTGGCAGCTCATGTCATCCATCGGGCCTTCGGTGGTTGCCAAGACCTCAACATTGAACCGATCATAAAGGGCGCGGGGCAGGTAGGCATCCTGGGCCAATTTCGCGTCGATATGATCATATATCGCATCGGCCGTATCGGCGTTCAGCCGTTCATTGACGCCAAAGACATGCTCAAAGGAATGATCTAGCCACATTGCAGACGGGGTGGCGCGGAACAGATGGTAGTGCTCGGCAAAGCGGCGCCAGATATCGCGGGGGTCTGTGTCAGGGACACTGCCATCAGCGCGGGGAATGCCCAGATCGTCCATTGATACGCCCTGCGACACAAGCATCCGAAACACATAGTGATCAGGCACCACGAAAAGCTGCGCAGGATCGGGAAAGCGGGTGTTTTTGGCAAACCAGCTGGCGTCGCAATGGCCATGCGGACTGATGATCGGCAACTCCGCAATCGGTTCATAAAGCGCGCGCGCCAGGAACCGAATACGGGGTTCTGCAGGAAAAAGCCGATCAGGGTCCGTTAACTTCATGTAACTTCCTTGCCGAAAATGATCTGTAACCACAGCAGTTCTAACATCAATTAAACGTACGTTCATATGCCTTTAAGACGCCGCCGCGACATTGTCTATCAGACGGCTGCCAAGACGGATTTTCCCTGCCGATGCCAGGCTAAAACCCCTTAAAGACACGCCTCCAACAGCGCTGTTGTATTCTCTTTGTTCATTTCAACAGGGTTGCCACCAGTGCTCGGGTCGGCAAGCGCGCCAGTGACGATACGATCAATGTCGGGATTTTCCACGCCAAGCGCGGTTAGCGTTTTCGGCACCCCAAGACGGGCATTCAGGTCATCCACATAGGCGCAAAACCCGTCAAACCCACCGGAAATTCCCAGATAATTGGCGGCATCAGCCAAAACCGCCGTGATCGCCGGTTTGTTGAATTGTAGGACTGCAGGCATGCAAACCGCGTTCGTTGTGCCGTGATGGGTGTGATACATCGCGCCAATCGGATGGGACAGCGCATGGATCGCACCAAGGCCCTTTTGAAACGCAGTTGCCCCCATCGCGGCGGCGGACATCATATGGGCGCGCGCCTCAAGGTCTGTGCCGTCATCATATGCGCGTGGCAGATATTCCTTTACCAGCCGCATCCCTTCAAGCGCCATGCCTTGCGACATCGGGTGGTAATGGGGCGAACAATAAGCCTCGACACAATGGGCAAAGGCATCAAGCCCGGTGCCCGCCGTGATGAACTTGGGCATCCCAACCGTCAGCTCGGGGTCGCAGATCACGACAGTTGGCAGAAATTTGGGATGGAAGATGATCTTTTTCTCTTCCGTTTCGGAATTGGTGATGACGCTGGCGCGCCCCACCTCGGATCCGGTTCCGGCCGTGGTGGGCACGGCTACGATGGGGGCAATGGCATCGGCATCGGCGCGGGTCCACCAATCGCCGATATCTTCAAAATCCCACAAAGGCCGGGTTTGCCCGGCCAGGAACGCCACCAGCTTGCCCAGATCAAGCCCCGATCCACCGCCAAAGGCCACGACACCGTCATGCCCGCCTTCCTTGAAGGCCTGCACACCCGCGGCGGCATTCTTTTCATTGGGGTTGGGATCCACATCCGCAAAGATGGCGCGGCCCAGACCAGCGGTCTCCAGCAGGTCCAGCGTTTTGGTGGTGATCGCCATGTCGGCCAAACCGCGATCTGTAATCAAAAGCGGTTTCTTGATCCCAGCAGCAGCGCAGGCATCCGCGATTTCGGCAATGCGTCCTGCGCCAAAGCGCACGGCAGTTGGATAAGACCAATTGGCAGTCAGGGTCATGTGTCAGGCCTTCTTCAGGTGGTATGATTTTGGACGGGTCAGATTGTGATAGCCGATTACAGACAAACCGCCGCCGCGCCCGGTATCCTTGCAGCCGGTCCAGCACAGGCCCGGATCAAGATAATCTGCGCGGTTCATAAAGACAGTGCCGGTTTCGATCTGGTCGGCGATGGCCTCTGCCCGGGCGACATCCTGGGTCCAGACCGAGGCCGTCAGACCAAAATCGCTATCATTCATCATGGCAATGGCTTCGGCGTCATCCTTGACGGGCATAATCCCGACGACAGGCCCAAAGCTCTCTTCGCGCATTACGCGCATATCATGGGTGACATTGGTCAGGATTTGCGGGGTCAGATAGGCACCGCCATCGTCGGCTGCAAAAGGGGCGATATGGGCCGTGGCCCCAGCTGCAACCGCATCAGCGATCTGGCCGCGCACCTCATCGGCAAAACGTTTATGGGCCATGGGGCCCAGCGTCGTTTCGGGGTCGAGGGGGTTGCCGAGCTTATATCCCTTCACAATCGCGACCGCCTTTTCGACAAAGGCGTCAAAATGCTGTTCGGCCACGTAAATCCGTTCAATCCCGCAGCAGCATTGGCCCGAATTGAACATCGCGCCATCGATCAGTGTCTCAACGGCGACGTCCAAATCGGCGTCATCGCAGACATAGCCGGGGTCTTTGCCGCCCAATTCCAGCCCAATGCCCGTAAACGTGCCCGCCGCCGCGGTTTCCATCGCGCGCCCGCCGCCGACAGAGCCGGTGAAATTGACAAAACCAAAGCTCTTGGCTGCGATCAGGTCGGACGTGGTTTGATGGTCCAAAAAGACGTTCTGGAAAACGTCCGCCGGAATGCCCGCGCTATGAAAGGCTTCGGCCAGATGTTCGCCCACAAGGGGCGTCTGGCTGGCATGTTTTAGCATAACGGTATTCCCGGCGATCAACGCTGGGGCGACCGTGTTGATTGCGGTCATATAAGGATAGTTCCAGGGGGCAACGACCAGCACCACACCATGAGGGACACGCTTGATAACGCGACGAAAGGCAGTGCTGTCTTCCACAACGATATCAGCCAGGGCATCTGCCGCAATATCGGCCATATGGCTTGCACGCTCATTAAAGCCGCCGAACTCGCCACCATAACGGATGGGACGGCCCATCTGGCGGGCAAGGTCGGGCACAATCTGGTCGTTCATAGCACCGATTTGGGCAACACCTTCGCGAACCAACGCGATACGCTCGGCCAGCGGGCGGGCCGCCCAATCGGCCTGCGCGGCCTTGGCGCGCGACACGGCATCCTTCGCGGCGGCAGGGGTCAGCACGGCGCGTTCGGCAAAGACCGAACCGTCGATAGGTGAAATACAGCGGATCATTCCTTAAGCCCTTTCAAAACCGCGCGCGATTTCCCAATCGGTGACAACGCGGTCAAATTCTTCTTGTTCCCATTCGGCGCAGCGGGTGTAGTGATCGATCACATCATCGCCCATCGCGGCACGCAGAAATGCAGAGTTGCGCAGCGTCTCAGTCGCCGCGCGCAGGGTCTGCGGGATGTCCTGTGCCTTGGCGTCTTCATAGACGTCACCCCTCGTTGGTGGGGCAAGTTCCATCTTATCCTCAATTCCCTTGATGCCAGCGGCCAGCATCGCGGCCTGTGCCAGATAGGGGTTCAGATCAGACCCGCCGATGCGGCATTCGACCCGAACGCCCTTGGTGCCATCCCCACAAAGGCGAAAGCCCGCCGTGCGGTTATCGACAGACCAGACGGTTTTTGTGGGGGCGAAGGTCCCCTTTGCAAAGCGCTTGTAGCTGTTGACATAGGGGGCCAGGAAAAAGGTGTAATCGGGCGAGTAAGCGATTAGCCCGGCCATGTAATGTTTCATCAACGTGGACATGCCCAGATCGGCATCGGGGTCAAAAAAGGCGGGATTGCCATCCACCCAAAGCGATTGATGGACATGAGATGAGCTGCCTACCTTGTCATGGTGCCACTTGGGCAGGAAAGTCGCAGCATGGCCCTGCTGCCAGGCGATTTCCTTAATGGCATTTTTGGCAATCGTATGATGGTCCGCGCAATCGATGGCGGCGGCATAGCGAATGTTCAGCTCTTCCTGACCTGTTTCGGCCTCACCCTTTGAGTTTTCGATGGGCAGACCCGCGGCAAACAAATGATTGCGGATCGGGCGCATGACGCCTTCTTCCTTGGTGGTCTGCAGAATGGCATAGTCTTCATTATAGCCGCTGATCGGGGTGAGATCACGAAAGCCCGACCGGCGGATATCATCAAATGACTTTTCAAACAGGAAAAATTCCAGCTCAGTGGCCATCATGGCGTCAAAGCCCAGCGCCTTTAGCCGATCGACCTGGCGTTTCAGCACCTGACGTGGCGCATGCGGCACCGGTTCATGTGTGTGGTGGTCCAGAATATCGCAAAGCACCATCGCGGTGCCCTCAAGCCAGGGTAATTCGCGGATCGTGGCAAGATCGGGGGCCATGATGTAATCGCCATAGCCCTTTTCCCAACTGCTGGATGCGTAACCATCCGGGGTGGCCATCTCAAGATCGGTGGCCAGCAGATAGTTGCAGCAATGGGTTTCTTTGAATGAGGTCTCGACAAAGTTCACGGCGTGAAACCGTTTCCCCATCAAACGGCCCTGCATGTCGGGAAATACAGTCAGAACCGTGTCAATTGATCCCTCTGCGACACGGGCTTTGAGGTCATCGAAGGTCAGCAATCCGGGCATTTCGGTTTCCTTTATCGTGACGGCGCCCCGGACGTGATCCGGGGCCTCCAATTGCGTTCTGTTTGAGGTCCCGGGTCAAGCCCGGGACTGCGTCGCGCGGTATTAGCCGTAGCGATATGGCCGGCCAGCTTTGACCATGTCGGCATTGTATTTCTTGAAGATATCAACAACCCGGCGCTTGGTGTCGCTTTCGGCTGCGATTTCTTCCCAGAAGACTTGCGCCGCATCTTCGACCTGGGCCCATTCTTCATCTGGGATGGTTGTCAGCTCCATCTTGGTGCCGTTGACACGCAGGTCAGCCTCGCCGCCCCAATACCAATGCTGGCGGTAGTAATGCGATTGCTCGCAGCAGACCTGGAAAAGCTTTTGCAGATCTTCGGGCAATTCGTTCCAGCGGTCCATATTAGCAAAGAAGTGTCCAATCCACGCGCCTGAGATATTGTTTGTCAGGAAGTAGTTGGTCACATCGGCCCAGCCCACGGTGTAGTCTTCGGTGATCCCCGACCAGGCAATCCCGTCCAGTTCACCTGTTTGCACGGCGACTTCAATGTCTTCCCAAGGCAGGTTCACCGGGACGACCCCGAATTGCGACAGGAACCGGCCCGCAGTTGGGAAGGTAAAGATGCGCTTGCCTTCCAGATCAGCAAGGCTGCGGATCGGGTCTTTGGTGGCGAAATGGCATGGGTCCCAGGCACCTGCGCTGACATGCTTGACGCCAACGGCTTCATATTCTTCGGCCCAAATCTCGTTCAGCCCGTAGCGGTTGAACAGCACAGGAACATCCAGCGAATAGCGCGACCCAAACGGGAAATAGCCGCCGAACACGGTAACCTCGGTGGGTGAGGCCATGCTGTCATCATCAGATTGCACGGCGTCAATTGTGCCGCGCTGCAAGGCCTGGAACAGCTCGCCCGTGGGGACAAGCTGGTCTGCATAGAACAGCTCAATCTGCATCCGGTCGCCCGCGATGGCGTTGAACATTTCAATGGCCGGGTCGATCACCTCTGCGGCCAAAGCTGCACCCGCATAGGTCTGCATCCGCCACGTGATCGTGCTTTGGGCCAGCGCCGGGGCAGCCAGGGTGGCGGGTGCGGCAACAGCGGCACCCTGGATAAACTTACGTCTCGTCGTCATTTGTTTTCTCCTTGTTGGTTGATGCCGGTTACCCCGGCTATTGCTTTAATTTCCGTAGACATA
This window harbors:
- the uxaC gene encoding glucuronate isomerase, which gives rise to MKLTDPDRLFPAEPRIRFLARALYEPIAELPIISPHGHCDASWFAKNTRFPDPAQLFVVPDHYVFRMLVSQGVSMDDLGIPRADGSVPDTDPRDIWRRFAEHYHLFRATPSAMWLDHSFEHVFGVNERLNADTADAIYDHIDAKLAQDAYLPRALYDRFNVEVLATTEGPMDDMSCHREIAASGWTGRVITTYRPDAVVDPEYEGFRDNLAAFGKVTGEDTTTWAGYLKAHRIRRAYFKKYGATATDHGHPTARTEDLDKADAAALYAKVRSGACTTAEAEVFRAQMLTEMAKMSLDDGLVLQIHAGSRRNHSAKVFASHGRDKGFDIPSPTSYVSALKPMLDAVGMEPDLTIILFTLDETSYSRELAPLAGVYPALRLGPPWWFFDSHEGIKRFREATTETCGFYNTVGFNDDTRAFCSIPARHDVARRSDCAYLANLVATGRLGLAEAHEVAYDLTYRLAKQAYRL
- a CDS encoding iron-containing alcohol dehydrogenase, which translates into the protein MTLTANWSYPTAVRFGAGRIAEIADACAAAGIKKPLLITDRGLADMAITTKTLDLLETAGLGRAIFADVDPNPNEKNAAAGVQAFKEGGHDGVVAFGGGSGLDLGKLVAFLAGQTRPLWDFEDIGDWWTRADADAIAPIVAVPTTAGTGSEVGRASVITNSETEEKKIIFHPKFLPTVVICDPELTVGMPKFITAGTGLDAFAHCVEAYCSPHYHPMSQGMALEGMRLVKEYLPRAYDDGTDLEARAHMMSAAAMGATAFQKGLGAIHALSHPIGAMYHTHHGTTNAVCMPAVLQFNKPAITAVLADAANYLGISGGFDGFCAYVDDLNARLGVPKTLTALGVENPDIDRIVTGALADPSTGGNPVEMNKENTTALLEACL
- a CDS encoding aldehyde dehydrogenase family protein, producing the protein MIRCISPIDGSVFAERAVLTPAAAKDAVSRAKAAQADWAARPLAERIALVREGVAQIGAMNDQIVPDLARQMGRPIRYGGEFGGFNERASHMADIAADALADIVVEDSTAFRRVIKRVPHGVVLVVAPWNYPYMTAINTVAPALIAGNTVMLKHASQTPLVGEHLAEAFHSAGIPADVFQNVFLDHQTTSDLIAAKSFGFVNFTGSVGGGRAMETAAAGTFTGIGLELGGKDPGYVCDDADLDVAVETLIDGAMFNSGQCCCGIERIYVAEQHFDAFVEKAVAIVKGYKLGNPLDPETTLGPMAHKRFADEVRGQIADAVAAGATAHIAPFAADDGGAYLTPQILTNVTHDMRVMREESFGPVVGIMPVKDDAEAIAMMNDSDFGLTASVWTQDVARAEAIADQIETGTVFMNRADYLDPGLCWTGCKDTGRGGGLSVIGYHNLTRPKSYHLKKA
- a CDS encoding glutamine synthetase family protein, which gives rise to MPGLLTFDDLKARVAEGSIDTVLTVFPDMQGRLMGKRFHAVNFVETSFKETHCCNYLLATDLEMATPDGYASSSWEKGYGDYIMAPDLATIRELPWLEGTAMVLCDILDHHTHEPVPHAPRQVLKRQVDRLKALGFDAMMATELEFFLFEKSFDDIRRSGFRDLTPISGYNEDYAILQTTKEEGVMRPIRNHLFAAGLPIENSKGEAETGQEELNIRYAAAIDCADHHTIAKNAIKEIAWQQGHAATFLPKWHHDKVGSSSHVHQSLWVDGNPAFFDPDADLGMSTLMKHYMAGLIAYSPDYTFFLAPYVNSYKRFAKGTFAPTKTVWSVDNRTAGFRLCGDGTKGVRVECRIGGSDLNPYLAQAAMLAAGIKGIEDKMELAPPTRGDVYEDAKAQDIPQTLRAATETLRNSAFLRAAMGDDVIDHYTRCAEWEQEEFDRVVTDWEIARGFERA
- a CDS encoding TRAP transporter substrate-binding protein, with translation MTTRRKFIQGAAVAAPATLAAPALAQSTITWRMQTYAGAALAAEVIDPAIEMFNAIAGDRMQIELFYADQLVPTGELFQALQRGTIDAVQSDDDSMASPTEVTVFGGYFPFGSRYSLDVPVLFNRYGLNEIWAEEYEAVGVKHVSAGAWDPCHFATKDPIRSLADLEGKRIFTFPTAGRFLSQFGVVPVNLPWEDIEVAVQTGELDGIAWSGITEDYTVGWADVTNYFLTNNISGAWIGHFFANMDRWNELPEDLQKLFQVCCEQSHYYRQHWYWGGEADLRVNGTKMELTTIPDEEWAQVEDAAQVFWEEIAAESDTKRRVVDIFKKYNADMVKAGRPYRYG